One window from the genome of Hydra vulgaris chromosome 02, alternate assembly HydraT2T_AEP encodes:
- the LOC136076951 gene encoding tigger transposable element-derived protein 4-like yields MVPAMKHTFLEDQRIERKMDIGSTEKKLLKSNLKMVRNRIKKTNKVAIPSETMKVAVNKVLEGTQLNVVARQFNIDRMTLKRYCRKKRLNPNEAFKPNYNNRQVFTAEDEKSLSSYLLIASKMNYGLSTRSTQLLAYEFALKNNKICPSSWIKNKIAGIDWLQGFMKRQPELSLRTPEATSFTRSTAFNKHTVREFFQNLKTVRNRYKYNPNCIYNVDETGLTTVQKPVKVLAGRGSKQVGRITSAERGTLVTACCASNAIGNSIPPLFIFPRVKFHDYMIKEGPPGCVGFANPSVWMNSEIFIEWIKHFVKYSNCSQESPVLLLLDSHESHISVKGLELAIQHGITMISFPPHCSHKLQPLDRTVFEPLKRFYNSACDN; encoded by the coding sequence acCTTAAAATGGTTagaaatagaattaaaaaaacaaataaagttgcTATACCAAGTGAAACAATGAAAGTAGctgttaataaagttttagaagGAACACAACTGAATGTTGTAGCACGTCAGTTTAACATAGATAGAATgactttaaaaagatattgtcgTAAAAAGAGGCTTAATCCAAATGAAGCTTTCAAGCCTAACTACAACAATAGACAAGTTTTTACAGCagaagatgaaaaaagtttatcaagttATTTACTAATTGCATCAAAAATGAACTATGGCCTTTCAACTAGGTCAACGCAATTATTGGCATAtgaatttgctttaaaaaacaataagataTGCCCATCATCGtggatcaaaaataaaattgcaggCATTGATTGGTTGCAAGGTTTTATGAAAAGACAACCAGAGTTGTCTCTACGAACACCTGAAGCAACGAGCTTCACTCGATCAACAGCTTTTAACAAACACACTGTAAGagagttttttcaaaatcttaaaACGGTAAGAAATCGATATAAATATAATCCTAACtgtatatataatgttgatgaaactggTTTAACAACCGTTCAAAAGCCGGTAAAGGTTTTAGCTGGTAGAGGAAGCAAACAAGTTGGAAGAATCACATCTGCAGAACGAGGAACATTGGTAACTGCATGTTGTGCCTCTAATGCTATTGGAAATTCCATTCctccattatttatttttcctagGGTAAAGTTTCATGATTACATGATTAAGGAAGGACCTCCTGGATGTGTGGGATTTGCAAATCCTTCTGTTTGGATGAACTCAGAAATTTTCATAGAATGgattaaacattttgttaaatattcaaACTGTTCTCAGGAATCTCCAGTTTTGTTACTTCTCGACAGTCATGAAAGTCATATTTCTGTTAAAGGCTTGGAGCTTGCAATTCAACACGGAATTACAATGATAAGTTTTCCTCCCCATTGCAGCCATAAATTGCAGCCATTAGATAGAACTGTTTTTGAACCattgaaaaggttttacaaTTCTGCATGTGATAATTGA